Below is a genomic region from Rhododendron vialii isolate Sample 1 chromosome 5a, ASM3025357v1.
AAAACTTTATTTCTGCTGTTTCCGTGAATAGTTATTTAcggaaaaatttcatttaaattcaAACTGTCTAAAGCCGAAACAAACGACCGAGATCGCTTGCCCAGTTCCGTGGATAAAGAAATCACGGAAgagcctccgtgaataagtcaaATCTCGTATTTTCCATGCAAAGTAAAGTTAAAAATTAGTGGGGAAGTGGAAGCAGACAGGACTGGAAGAAAAAGCTTCATTCGGTCGGGATatataaaaattacttcttggaccgttttctttttttcagtaCCCGCCAAAGCACAagactctctctcccctttttatTCTCATTCTCGTAATTTACATTAAACTAATACTGCTACTAGCTAATAAACTTGTTACTGCCTTTGGTTACCCAAATATATCACGGGGGACACAACAGTTGGGCGGGTGGTCAAGGTTCGGGATTTAAAAGTTTGATCATTCTTATAAGTTTGAGATTCATAATGTCTTAGGTGTCTTGGCTTAATTAGATTGGGATTTCCAAAAAAGGTATAATTGATccttcaaaattattcaaaatgtgcgtaatttgattaaaaaagaacCCGATGTACCAAATTATATTGTGAGGGagcacacacactcactctgactctctctctctctgtcaatCACATACACAATAACTATACTTACTATTCATGCAAGAGGGAGAACAACTAGAatcttttataatttttttttaaaactaaatttAAGCAAATATTCCCAGTGGAAGCTGCAGTGAGAAGCTTCAGAGCTAAGAAACAACTCTCGAAACCCTAAAAagcaataaaaaacaaaaaaacacacacaataGTGAGTCCATCATGAACCTACTACTattatacacatatatatagagcataAAGTTCCTTCTTTTATTTTCGCTCCTTATTCTCATTCTCTACtttatctcctctctctctctctctcttggccaaCTCTCTTGGCCAACCCTCTTGTTGATGTGATTCTCCACTATATTGCCAAGAACCCCATCAACCTTTACAAAAGAGAgaattaaagagagagagagagagagatctcaaGAACAATggttttttcctccattccagCTTATCTTGATCCCTCCAACTGGCAACAGGTAAGGTTTTTCTATAATTTCATTTCCTCTTCTCATAAGTTTCCATTTCCATGGCTTCTTTATACccaataaagcaaaaaattaaaaaaaaaaagaagagagaaaaatattcCTCCCCACTTTTGTTTATCTCTTGCTCTTTATTTCTACACATCTTTAACTTTAAAATCTCCACTTGAATATACCAAATGTttattcttttgcttttttgttgtgtatttttgtttggtttcacAGCAATCAAATGCACAAGTTGGCTTAATTACCAACAGTGGAGGCCATCAGCttccgccgccgccaccacctccTCCGCCTCATgcaggcggcggcggcggtggacCGGGCTCGATCAGGCCAGGTTCTCTGGCCGATCGAGCCCGGATGGCCAACATACCCATCCCAGAAGCAGCTCTAAAGTGCCCGAGGTGCGAATCGACAAACACGAAGTTCTGCTACTTCAACAACTACAGCCTCTCTCAGCCGCGCCACTTCTGCAAGACTTGCCGGAGGTACTGGACTCGAGGCGGGGCCCTGAGGAGCGTTCCGGTGGGTGGCGGCTGCCGTAGGAACAAGAGGACCAACAAGGGAAGCTCAAGCAGCTCAAAATCTCCGGCCAACAGCGGCGATCTCCAAACTAGCGGCGGTGGTACTGGTGGTTCAACAAGTGCAGTTTCCACTTCAACTGCAAGTTTACTAGGGTTAATCTCGCCACAAATTCCACCACTCCGATTCATGGCCCCACTGAGTCAACTCACCGGGTATGGCGGTACCGGAGACATCGGCTTGAACTATGGCGGAACAAGTGACATGAATTTCCACCTACTAGGAAATAGTTCACTTGGTGGGGGTAGTGGTAACGCGGAGTGGCGGTTTCAGCCCCCGCAGATGGGTTCGATGGGCGGGTTGGATTTGACATCCGGGTTATACCCGTTTCATCACCAAGGTGGTATGGATCCCTCCTCCGGTTACGTTGGCGAAGTCGGTCAGGTCCGGCCGAGAAATATTTCTTCTGGTCCAGGGTTTATCAGTGCTCAGCAATCCGGTTCAGTGAAAATGGAAGACAATCAGGAGATGAATCTGCCAAGGCAGTTTTTGGGAATCCAAGGAAATGAGCAGTACTGGAGTGGTACTGGTAATAGCACTAATGCATGGAGTGATTTCTCTGGATTTAGCTCTTCTTCCACTACTAATCacttgtgaaaaaaaaaattgtgatgtCTCTCAAGTTTCATATAGTGATTAGTAaaagttagggttttctttctttctttctttcttcttctttttttttcgtttaGGTTATGGTTGGATCATGAGTTTGTGGAGGAATTTATGGAGATTTTCGTTTGCGAATCGAAGGTATGTTTCTCTGGCATTTTATTTTCTATCGACGAAACGTATCCAGAAATTCTTGATCCAGACACAACTTTAGAGTGTTAGAGAACGAGCACGTCTTAATTTTCGTGGCGTAGATGGAAGATTTTGGTGATGGACTAGGAAACTCTCGAAGAAGGAGAAGATCGGTTGGTCGCCTGatgaaaaccctagaaattttcttttgtttgtgtttgagCATGTTTACAGAGATGATGAATATTGTACTACTACTGAGTTGTTTGTGTTTTTACTTGTTGGAATTTTAAGGACTAATATCCAGAAGTGATAAGTGGGCATTGAGTTTGAGAATGATTTCTTTAGAATTCGGTGTCGACACCAATTCACATTTCATCGATCTTCAAATTTTTCGCTACCGGTAACCCTTGCATCATCTTGGGGAGGTTGCCATATATAATTCAGATTCATCTCTCTGGTGATCTCAGTCTGTAACTATGGCGGATATGCTACTTGCACGGAAGTGTAACTCTCGTTTTTTCTAGTTAATATATGAATTTCCGAcgcaccaaaacaaaaaatatataattcagATTCAATTTCTTACTTTGAATCCATATGATCGAGTTTCGTCAAAATCTAAATATCATGGCATCAATCATTGAAATCAAATATGTTTATTGTAATATGGTTATCATAAGCTCCTTTCACATTTTAACACTCTCATGTTCTAAACCAAAGTTTTGATCAAGTGCCAATCAGTAATAGATGATTCAGATGAAGAATTTATCTATGCCGCAGCTTTGTCATGATTTGAGTGTCATTAATTAGTATAGTAGTTTACAACCATATTCAAGTGAAAGATCGAGAAATTTTGAGGCCATTCTAGGGATATGGACCTTAATTTTATGGTGAATTTCATTGGATCCTCGAACGTTTTCGTATGAAAgtcgggttctctctctctctctcgtatgaATTAAgtcgggttctctctctctctctctctcatatgaatTAAGtcgggctctctctctctctctctctctctctctctctctctctctctctctctctctctctctctctctctctctctctcagcctgTTGGGCCTAAATCAGTTTCCTCTATGTGGTTAGGAGATGAGGATCATGGATGGTCAGACCGGTATATCCATGATTTTTTTAGCTCTATACTATGTGTTATGAGTTaataaactttattttttgccgaacaaaaaaaaaaaaaagataagacaTTCCAATGCAACATTGTTGACTCTGGATAAAATCCTGTTTTACATTGCCATTCAATTCTCGATTTAGGGTCATCATGTCttctataaaaaattaacaagaacATATATAAAGAAggttataatatatatacacacgctGAGGATCAAGTCAGGATGCCCCGATTTAGTGTTAGGTCTGGACTTTTGCTCTCAGccattggattgtgttttcaatggtctagATCCACAGAAAATCTGTTCGCTCGAACAAATTGTGCGTGCATCCTAACCATTGAAAATACAATCTAACGGCTGAGATCGTGGTCCAGACCTAATACAAAATCCGAAAGTTCGAACTAGAtccggatatatatatatatatatatatatatatatatatatatatatgtgattGCTTTATATAAATTAATTGCTCCAAATTGACATTTTTGGCCAGAATAATGGAAGGTGGAAGAAGATCTCTATCTATCTTAGGGATCTTGTCTTTAACATgcacaaaaaagaagacaatCTTTCTACCATTTTAAACCAAAtgatcagaagaaaaaaaagaaattaaaaaaaaaaagaggagctAGAAGGCCTTCTGATCCTACTTTTGTTCAATAGCTAGCTAGCAAAGGCTTCTAAACTTGTTTTTCAAAGACGTACTATTATTTTAGCAACCAATAATATGTTTACctttattcaaattcaaattactTCTCCTAGTTGATGATTTCTATTTCAACATTACCTACACGAAAGGGATTCACATCTCAAACGATAAACCTCAAGAAATGGATCGAGGTcacaaatttgaattttatgaattgcgcttcaTCCACACCTTTGAGAACCTAGAGGTTGTGCTGCAGAGTTACATGGtgtttttgtggtggtggtggtggtgggggtgttGTAAACGAGGCGAGTCGAACCGAGCTTTGGcaagctcgagtttttggctcgtttagggGTGTAAATTAAACGAGCTGAGTCGAACCGAGCTTCAgcaagcttgagctcggctcgtttactaaacgagccaaaaactctagctcgagccttaacgagccgagcctagTCATTTACTAGACGAGCATCTTTAATCGAGTCAAGTCTCCCTTAATGAGCCGAGAGCCGAGCTcactcggctcatttagtaaacgagccgaaaactcgagctgaagctcagctcgtttactaaaccagtcgagccgagccttaacgagccgaaccaAGCCGAGCTCGGGAGCTGCTCGATTCGTTTACGGCCCTAGGTGGGAGGCGAACTCtcaatttttaaataaaaaaaggttgCGCGTGAgtgagaagatgaagaagaaagaatcaTACACCTCAAAACCATGACTATGAGCTGGGCTATATATTATCTAGCAAATTAAGcgccaagttttttttttggcaagcgCCGAGTTCTTTTGTCTATTTTAAAATTACAGGGAGAATTTTTGTTTTAGGGAACAACCTTATATATGAGAGAACAGTTGATGCAAAAACTGCATATTTCTATACTAGTGATCGATGAATGGGAAAA
It encodes:
- the LOC131326381 gene encoding dof zinc finger protein DOF5.1, which produces MVFSSIPAYLDPSNWQQQSNAQVGLITNSGGHQLPPPPPPPPPHAGGGGGGPGSIRPGSLADRARMANIPIPEAALKCPRCESTNTKFCYFNNYSLSQPRHFCKTCRRYWTRGGALRSVPVGGGCRRNKRTNKGSSSSSKSPANSGDLQTSGGGTGGSTSAVSTSTASLLGLISPQIPPLRFMAPLSQLTGYGGTGDIGLNYGGTSDMNFHLLGNSSLGGGSGNAEWRFQPPQMGSMGGLDLTSGLYPFHHQGGMDPSSGYVGEVGQVRPRNISSGPGFISAQQSGSVKMEDNQEMNLPRQFLGIQGNEQYWSGTGNSTNAWSDFSGFSSSSTTNHL